In Halalkalicoccus subterraneus, one DNA window encodes the following:
- a CDS encoding GNAT family N-acetyltransferase, translating into MTLDIDRLSTDDIDDAWRLSSQVGWNQTKDDWQRLLELFPSTCFAGRLDGDLVATSTLATYGDVGWIGMVLVDEAYRRRGYGSELFERALAAGHDGALDVIGLDATDAGREVYRQYGFETTVGIDRWAGPLRRPVTDGIQGYDDDSVRVEPIETAGPIADFDRTHVGTDRRVLLEHVIGADDSAALCVNRGGRVRGYAVVRSGRRRKQVGPLVAVDDTDTSALLSGVAKRVDGPVIVDALRGERTESLLRRFGLDVRRRLHRMTEGDPRSVLDGDAVVAAAGFEWG; encoded by the coding sequence ATGACCCTCGATATCGATCGATTGTCGACCGACGACATCGACGACGCCTGGCGGCTGTCGTCACAGGTCGGTTGGAACCAGACGAAAGACGACTGGCAGCGTCTTCTCGAGCTATTTCCGAGCACGTGTTTCGCGGGCCGTCTCGATGGCGACCTCGTCGCGACGAGTACGCTCGCGACGTACGGGGACGTCGGCTGGATCGGCATGGTCCTCGTCGACGAGGCCTACCGACGACGTGGGTACGGCAGCGAACTCTTCGAGCGGGCGCTCGCTGCCGGCCACGATGGAGCTCTAGATGTGATCGGGCTCGACGCGACCGACGCGGGCCGAGAGGTCTACCGCCAGTACGGGTTCGAGACGACGGTTGGAATCGATCGGTGGGCCGGTCCCCTCCGGCGACCGGTCACCGATGGAATCCAGGGATACGACGACGATTCCGTCCGCGTCGAGCCGATCGAGACGGCCGGGCCGATCGCCGACTTCGACCGCACGCACGTCGGTACTGACCGGCGTGTACTGCTCGAACACGTGATCGGTGCTGATGACTCGGCCGCGCTGTGCGTGAACCGTGGCGGACGGGTTCGAGGCTATGCCGTGGTCCGATCCGGCCGCAGGCGAAAGCAGGTCGGGCCGCTCGTTGCGGTAGACGACACGGACACGTCCGCACTCCTCTCGGGCGTCGCAAAACGGGTCGACGGGCCGGTCATCGTCGACGCCCTCCGTGGCGAGCGAACCGAGTCGCTGCTTCGCCGGTTCGGACTCGACGTCCGGCGCCGACTCCACCGGATGACGGAAGGGGATCCGCGGTCGGTCCTGGACGGGGATGCCGTCGTGGCCGCGGCAGGATTCGAATGGGGCTGA
- a CDS encoding ABC transporter ATP-binding protein: protein MTRSEETVVSLENVGVEFSNASLLQTLRRDKEVVTAVDDVSLDIRENEVIVLVGESGCGKTTLGKTAVGLQRPTSGSVIYRGQDIWDAKDGTGDTTVPFAEIRKSLQIIHQDPGSSLNPNRTILNSLSVPLKEHYPQIGTEEREERIYKLLEYVGMKPASSYASRYPHQLSGGEQQRVALGRALLMNPDLILADEAVSALDVSLRIEMMDLMHDLQREFNTSYLNISHDLANAYYFAEKVGGRIGIMYLGKLVEIGPAEEIIRNPRHPYTKVLRWATPSMDPDSISEGSDEPPIRRIDIPDPKNPPSGCRFHTRCPEAREACVNRAPQLTRTDEAIESGVACFRRDETDEYWQSNEIA from the coding sequence ATGACGCGAAGTGAGGAGACGGTCGTCTCGCTCGAGAACGTCGGCGTCGAGTTCTCGAACGCGTCACTGCTCCAGACGCTTCGTAGGGACAAGGAAGTCGTGACGGCGGTCGACGACGTCTCGCTCGACATCCGCGAGAACGAGGTCATCGTTCTCGTCGGCGAGAGCGGCTGTGGGAAGACGACACTCGGGAAGACGGCCGTGGGCCTCCAGCGCCCGACCAGCGGCTCCGTGATATATCGGGGACAGGACATCTGGGACGCGAAGGACGGAACCGGCGACACCACCGTCCCGTTCGCGGAGATCCGGAAGTCGCTGCAGATCATTCACCAGGACCCGGGCAGTTCGTTGAACCCGAACAGAACGATCCTCAACTCCCTCTCGGTACCGCTCAAGGAACACTACCCGCAGATCGGTACCGAAGAACGGGAAGAGCGGATCTACAAGCTACTGGAGTACGTCGGCATGAAACCCGCCTCGTCGTACGCGTCCCGATATCCCCACCAGCTCAGCGGCGGCGAACAACAACGGGTCGCGCTGGGGCGAGCGCTGTTGATGAACCCGGATCTGATACTCGCGGACGAAGCCGTCAGCGCCCTCGACGTCTCGCTTCGAATCGAGATGATGGACCTCATGCACGACCTGCAGCGGGAGTTCAACACGTCGTACCTGAACATCTCCCATGACCTCGCGAACGCCTACTACTTCGCCGAGAAGGTCGGAGGACGGATCGGGATCATGTACCTCGGAAAGCTCGTCGAGATCGGCCCGGCCGAGGAGATCATACGGAACCCCCGACACCCGTATACCAAGGTGCTCCGGTGGGCGACACCCTCGATGGACCCGGACTCGATATCGGAGGGCTCCGACGAGCCGCCGATCCGACGGATCGACATTCCGGACCCGAAAAACCCGCCGAGTGGCTGTCGGTTCCACACGCGGTGTCCCGAAGCCCGTGAAGCCTGCGTGAACCGCGCCCCGCAGCTGACGCGAACCGACGAAGCCATCGAATCGGGAGTCGCCTGCTTCAGACGCGACGAGACGGACGAATACTGGCAGAGCAACGAGATCGCGTAG
- a CDS encoding GNAT family N-acetyltransferase codes for MTVSFDGPRLARPDEFRETMALTNRCFGFEPGGLEERMPHCFDPAHPERHAIIEANGSIVSHVACVPAELWAGDAYVECGGIAGVATDPDHRGNGYMHRLLAFWLDQLDDRGVPLAELEGDRVRYGRYGWENAGRENCYRVTKRSFTAAFGEGYADFEAVRHFRPRTDLAVVQRIHESERYRVGRDRRRYKRLLEQAGLETLVYDAVRPAYLCYRGDGPVSILEFGGSRDGVTALLARVLDVTADDIVVYTHPRHPLTGFFRTVATSWSQRPHRKLNVLDLPATLAAYRPLLEERWSNTVEAFGSTVGDLTLEMVDPTGRSVDTMAATDRQSATIAYDASGVSVERTDRDPDVSLGRWETVDLLFGSQDVLRSIKRSEPFLDAIFPVEFYFWRTETI; via the coding sequence ATGACCGTGTCCTTCGACGGCCCGCGACTTGCCCGACCCGACGAGTTCCGGGAGACGATGGCGCTCACGAACCGATGTTTCGGGTTCGAACCCGGCGGACTCGAAGAGCGGATGCCCCACTGTTTCGACCCGGCCCACCCTGAACGACACGCGATCATCGAGGCGAACGGCAGCATCGTGAGTCACGTCGCCTGCGTTCCCGCGGAGCTATGGGCTGGTGACGCATACGTCGAGTGCGGCGGGATCGCCGGCGTCGCGACCGACCCAGACCACCGCGGAAACGGGTATATGCACCGATTACTCGCGTTCTGGCTCGACCAACTTGATGACCGTGGCGTACCGCTCGCAGAACTTGAGGGCGACCGGGTGCGCTACGGCCGATACGGATGGGAGAACGCGGGTCGAGAGAACTGCTATCGGGTGACGAAGCGTTCGTTCACCGCCGCGTTTGGAGAGGGATACGCCGACTTCGAGGCCGTTCGTCACTTTCGCCCGCGGACCGACCTCGCAGTAGTACAACGGATTCACGAATCCGAACGCTACCGCGTGGGTCGCGACCGCCGTCGCTACAAACGCCTCCTCGAGCAGGCCGGACTCGAGACGCTCGTCTACGACGCGGTTCGGCCGGCGTATCTCTGTTATCGCGGCGACGGCCCCGTCTCCATCCTCGAGTTCGGCGGCTCTCGCGACGGGGTTACGGCGCTACTCGCTCGAGTCCTCGACGTCACGGCGGACGACATCGTCGTTTATACGCATCCACGCCATCCCCTGACCGGATTCTTTCGTACCGTCGCGACCAGCTGGAGCCAACGCCCACACCGAAAACTGAACGTGCTCGACCTCCCGGCGACGCTCGCCGCGTATCGGCCGCTGCTGGAGGAACGATGGTCGAACACGGTCGAGGCGTTCGGAAGTACTGTCGGGGATCTTACTCTCGAAATGGTTGATCCGACGGGTCGATCCGTGGATACCATGGCTGCCACGGACCGGCAGTCGGCGACGATCGCGTACGACGCGTCGGGCGTGAGCGTCGAGCGAACCGACCGCGACCCGGACGTTTCGCTCGGCCGGTGGGAAACGGTCGATCTGCTCTTCGGTTCGCAGGACGTCCTCCGCTCGATCAAGCGATCGGAACCGTTTTTGGACGCTATCTTCCCAGTCGAGTTCTATTTCTGGCGGACGGAGACGATCTGA
- a CDS encoding ABC transporter substrate-binding protein, translating to MVDDINQRHSYLSGANSIDRRRFLALTGGTVAGLAGCMGTEQTDSNPTLTRVAGNTLPDEYNWSPYGENWPSRMVDFANDRLYIPYNDGEVGTPALESWDYDGNEQVLTKTLRDDLAFWNGDQYTAEDMYTWEEMNRLMSPEGSDYGEIRQEDELTIKYRLKEPKNPALIETLNLGVEMGENLHTLNTATWKPYLERLQDASSDDARDEVAAEILDVTIGMDQYIDEGLGTGSYEIVDWSMESVTFEPAEHHRHSDAVQIEQYEELIAGGAAEDEMIMNQQIDLGTVALESKYAEGLPDHYQNIARYPSKFMYKVLINWNHTDALADYAVRRAMAAVIDTQNVVTNFETGFPIEVHTGIEREWNETYVGDDLDDFIDYAPKTSDYDLADGFLEQGGYSREDGTIYGPDGNEIDPIVMTIGTDGFFNVPGQTVRGQLEEYGFPIEFEGAEQSTVNDRIEEDMDWGLSMYSHYAADTLHPVSFFRTHHLFGLRLASTAALGGDSAARGQITEWLDEGRTHSPYNGKALLWEVPTEIGQQDLSGGTEEINLHETVREIHRTDDVEWTNDQIKKLCWLWNFYMPDIDVLYRESGHWANTQDFDWPIDDRKLQTNNGPYPLIKDGTVGYK from the coding sequence ATGGTTGATGATATCAATCAACGTCACAGCTATCTCTCGGGAGCGAACTCGATCGATCGACGGCGATTCCTCGCCCTGACGGGGGGGACGGTGGCCGGACTCGCGGGATGTATGGGTACCGAACAGACCGATAGCAACCCGACGCTAACGCGTGTCGCTGGAAACACCCTCCCCGACGAGTATAACTGGAGCCCGTACGGGGAGAACTGGCCGTCCCGTATGGTCGACTTCGCCAACGATCGCCTCTACATCCCGTACAACGACGGCGAAGTCGGAACGCCCGCCCTCGAATCGTGGGACTACGACGGGAACGAACAGGTCCTGACGAAGACGCTTCGGGACGATTTGGCGTTCTGGAACGGCGATCAGTACACCGCCGAGGACATGTACACCTGGGAGGAGATGAACCGCCTCATGTCCCCTGAAGGGAGCGACTACGGCGAGATCCGCCAGGAAGACGAGTTGACGATCAAATACCGGCTGAAGGAGCCGAAGAACCCCGCCCTCATCGAGACGCTTAACCTCGGCGTCGAGATGGGTGAGAACCTCCACACCCTCAACACGGCGACCTGGAAGCCGTACCTCGAGCGGCTGCAGGACGCATCGTCGGACGACGCTCGCGACGAGGTGGCAGCGGAGATCCTCGACGTCACCATCGGGATGGACCAGTACATCGACGAGGGGCTCGGAACCGGGTCCTACGAGATCGTCGACTGGTCCATGGAGTCGGTCACGTTCGAACCCGCCGAGCACCACCGTCACTCCGACGCCGTTCAGATCGAGCAGTACGAGGAACTGATCGCGGGAGGGGCCGCGGAGGACGAGATGATAATGAACCAGCAGATCGATCTGGGAACGGTCGCACTGGAAAGCAAGTACGCGGAGGGGCTTCCGGATCACTACCAGAACATCGCCCGGTACCCCTCGAAGTTCATGTACAAGGTGCTGATCAACTGGAACCACACCGACGCCCTCGCCGACTACGCGGTGCGTCGCGCGATGGCGGCCGTCATCGATACCCAGAACGTGGTCACGAACTTCGAGACCGGGTTCCCGATCGAGGTGCATACGGGGATCGAACGCGAATGGAATGAGACCTATGTCGGCGACGACCTCGATGACTTCATCGACTACGCACCGAAGACCTCCGACTACGACCTCGCCGACGGCTTCCTCGAACAGGGTGGCTACAGCCGGGAGGACGGGACGATATACGGGCCCGACGGCAACGAGATCGACCCGATCGTCATGACGATCGGTACGGACGGTTTCTTCAACGTGCCGGGACAGACCGTCCGTGGTCAACTCGAGGAGTACGGCTTCCCGATCGAGTTCGAAGGCGCGGAGCAATCGACCGTGAACGATCGGATCGAGGAGGACATGGACTGGGGGCTCAGCATGTACAGCCACTACGCCGCCGACACGCTCCATCCGGTCAGCTTCTTCCGGACACACCACCTCTTCGGGTTACGGCTCGCGTCGACGGCGGCACTCGGTGGTGACTCTGCGGCCCGTGGACAGATCACCGAGTGGCTCGACGAGGGCCGCACCCACTCGCCGTACAACGGCAAAGCGCTGCTGTGGGAGGTCCCGACCGAGATCGGCCAGCAGGACCTCTCCGGAGGAACCGAGGAGATCAATCTCCACGAGACGGTACGGGAGATCCACAGGACCGACGACGTCGAGTGGACGAACGACCAGATCAAGAAGCTCTGCTGGCTGTGGAACTTCTATATGCCCGATATCGACGTTCTATACCGTGAATCGGGTCACTGGGCGAACACCCAGGACTTCGACTGGCCGATCGACGACCGGAAACTCCAGACGAACAACGGACCGTATCCGCTGATCAAGGACGGAACGGTCGGGTACAAGTAG
- a CDS encoding ABC transporter permease has translation MSDENDTMTDGGTVPDFLVDTPASSGPNVSRTERATRFIDRYVLTQARIAWTDWRTRFGIIVLGLFVFAGTVGVHLVPEPGINEAETYMTWFQSWEYPLGTDNMGRPIHKQLVHATPAVLKMGLAGAIFAAGVAVVVGTVAGYRGGLTDYVLMLLSDILMVIPGLPLIVVLAAIWQPRDPFTIGVILAIDSWPGLARTIRSQVLTLREEEYVEASRSMGVSIPSILQKDIVPQLMPYVLINSAQAARGVIFASVALYFLGFLPYSDPNWGSMMNDAYATGGALSNPQRAAHWLYPPMFALVLLSFALVLLSQGLDKVFNPRLRARHSKTVDDDGAEMTNR, from the coding sequence ATGTCAGACGAAAACGACACGATGACCGACGGAGGAACAGTCCCCGACTTTCTCGTAGACACACCCGCATCGTCCGGACCGAACGTCTCGAGGACGGAACGCGCGACACGCTTTATCGATCGGTACGTCCTGACACAGGCCAGAATCGCGTGGACCGATTGGCGAACCCGGTTCGGCATCATCGTCCTCGGCCTGTTCGTCTTCGCCGGGACGGTCGGTGTCCATCTCGTCCCCGAGCCGGGGATCAACGAGGCCGAAACGTACATGACGTGGTTCCAGTCGTGGGAATACCCGCTCGGCACCGACAACATGGGTCGGCCGATCCACAAGCAACTCGTCCACGCGACGCCGGCCGTTCTCAAGATGGGCTTGGCCGGCGCCATCTTCGCGGCCGGCGTCGCGGTCGTCGTCGGGACGGTCGCCGGGTACAGGGGCGGACTCACGGACTACGTGTTGATGTTGCTCTCCGACATCCTGATGGTCATCCCGGGGCTGCCGCTCATCGTGGTGCTCGCGGCGATCTGGCAGCCACGAGATCCGTTCACTATCGGCGTGATCCTGGCGATAGACAGTTGGCCGGGGTTGGCGAGGACGATCCGATCGCAGGTCCTGACGCTTCGGGAGGAGGAGTACGTCGAGGCGTCCCGGTCGATGGGCGTCTCGATCCCGTCCATCCTGCAAAAGGACATCGTCCCGCAGCTCATGCCCTACGTACTGATCAACTCCGCACAGGCGGCCAGAGGTGTCATCTTCGCGTCGGTCGCGCTGTACTTCCTCGGGTTCCTTCCATACTCGGATCCGAACTGGGGTAGTATGATGAATGACGCGTACGCGACCGGCGGTGCGCTCTCGAACCCACAACGTGCAGCGCACTGGCTGTACCCACCGATGTTCGCCCTCGTCCTCCTCTCGTTCGCCCTAGTATTGCTCTCACAGGGGCTCGATAAAGTCTTCAACCCCCGCCTCAGAGCCCGCCACTCGAAAACCGTCGACGACGACGGAGCGGAGATGACGAACAGGTAA
- a CDS encoding Gfo/Idh/MocA family protein, producing the protein MEIGFVGAGKMAGTLINKVDAVDDATITGICDVNEAAALEAAEPRGATVYTDHETLYAEESLDAVFLAIPPFAYDDQASLAAEHGIDVFVEKPVALKPDQGRETLAAIEETDILTGTGYVFRYDELTDVALELLEDREISLLNGRYWSGLLASSWGNELDLSGGEIVTRTTHIYDTIRYLGGDVEQVSANGTDRLGTDGIDYPDATAARLDHENGIVSTVSSGVTSPEWVAELDVLGDDVSLRLDYAAQELTGTVAGDEIHYEFATDRYGREVEAFLDAVRSGDRSHVRSEFADALRTLSLNWTVIDAAETGEIATVGETRRS; encoded by the coding sequence ATGGAGATCGGATTCGTCGGGGCCGGCAAGATGGCCGGCACGCTAATAAACAAGGTAGACGCAGTCGATGATGCGACCATCACCGGGATCTGCGACGTGAACGAAGCGGCCGCTCTCGAGGCGGCGGAACCGCGCGGCGCGACGGTCTACACCGACCACGAGACACTGTACGCCGAGGAGTCGCTCGACGCCGTTTTCCTCGCGATTCCGCCCTTTGCGTACGACGACCAGGCGTCCTTGGCCGCCGAACACGGCATCGACGTCTTCGTCGAGAAGCCAGTCGCGCTGAAACCCGATCAGGGCAGGGAGACGCTGGCGGCGATCGAGGAGACCGATATCCTCACCGGGACCGGCTACGTGTTTCGCTACGACGAGCTCACCGACGTCGCGCTCGAACTCCTCGAAGACCGCGAGATATCCCTCCTGAACGGTCGGTACTGGAGCGGCCTGCTCGCCAGTTCGTGGGGGAACGAACTCGACCTTTCGGGCGGTGAGATCGTCACGCGGACGACCCACATCTACGATACGATCCGTTATCTCGGCGGTGACGTCGAGCAGGTATCCGCGAACGGGACCGACCGCCTCGGGACCGACGGGATCGATTACCCGGACGCGACCGCCGCGCGACTGGACCACGAAAACGGGATCGTCAGTACGGTGAGTTCGGGCGTCACCTCACCCGAGTGGGTCGCCGAACTCGACGTCCTCGGCGATGACGTCTCGCTCCGACTCGACTACGCTGCCCAGGAGCTGACCGGCACGGTCGCCGGCGACGAGATCCACTACGAGTTCGCGACCGACCGATACGGACGAGAGGTCGAGGCGTTCCTCGATGCGGTGCGCTCGGGCGATCGGTCCCACGTCAGGTCCGAGTTCGCCGACGCGCTCCGGACCTTATCGCTCAACTGGACGGTCATCGACGCCGCCGAAACGGGTGAGATCGCCACGGTCGGCGAGACGCGCCGTTCGTGA
- a CDS encoding ABC transporter permease yields MVAQYAKLIIIPYEIYLMNYYVRRIGQAIITLFSVITITFVLYRLMPGGPLEVMREQMIQDAVQQGQSVNIGQVNRIIELRTNVDPDQPIHVAYYQYLVDIIVYQDFGESIWRREPVFDILFRAMPWSIFISVYSLLIGFTANILLGAVMAYKEGSYFDNVGSIGATFLNSVPYYVGAILMLSFLGFQLELFPTRGRYDPNTVPGFNVYFMASVVHHSILPIASGIIVGFGGTALSMRGNCIRVIGENYLHVARLRGISDNRIALRYVGRNAILPLYTRFMLGIAAIFSSSIIMEQIFTYPGIGWYTFEALTQRDYPLLMGLLIFFSTITIVGILIADLTYGVVDPRAGTSDREAY; encoded by the coding sequence ATGGTCGCACAGTACGCAAAGCTTATAATCATACCATATGAGATATATCTTATGAATTATTACGTGAGAAGAATAGGGCAAGCGATCATCACGTTGTTCTCTGTTATAACGATAACGTTCGTTCTGTATCGATTGATGCCCGGTGGTCCGCTCGAGGTGATGCGAGAGCAGATGATACAGGACGCTGTCCAACAGGGCCAAAGCGTCAATATCGGTCAGGTGAACCGGATCATCGAACTCCGGACGAACGTCGATCCGGACCAGCCCATTCACGTCGCGTACTACCAGTATCTCGTGGACATCATCGTCTATCAGGATTTCGGCGAATCCATCTGGCGACGTGAACCCGTCTTCGACATCCTCTTCAGGGCGATGCCGTGGTCGATCTTCATCAGCGTCTATAGTCTCCTGATCGGGTTTACCGCGAACATCCTGCTCGGGGCAGTGATGGCCTACAAGGAGGGGAGCTACTTCGACAACGTCGGCTCGATCGGTGCGACGTTCCTCAACTCCGTCCCCTACTACGTCGGGGCCATCCTGATGCTGTCGTTTCTCGGCTTTCAGCTCGAACTGTTTCCGACCAGAGGGAGGTACGACCCGAACACCGTCCCCGGGTTCAACGTCTACTTCATGGCAAGCGTCGTCCACCACTCCATCCTCCCGATCGCTTCGGGCATCATCGTCGGGTTCGGTGGAACGGCACTGTCGATGCGGGGCAACTGCATCCGTGTGATCGGCGAGAACTACCTCCACGTCGCCCGACTTCGAGGGATCAGCGACAACCGGATCGCACTCCGATACGTCGGCCGGAACGCCATCCTACCCCTGTATACGCGGTTCATGCTCGGTATCGCCGCGATATTCAGCAGCTCGATCATCATGGAACAGATCTTCACCTATCCCGGGATCGGCTGGTACACGTTCGAGGCACTCACCCAGCGGGACTACCCGCTTCTCATGGGGCTGCTCATCTTCTTCTCGACGATCACCATCGTGGGAATCCTGATAGCCGACCTCACCTACGGCGTGGTCGATCCACGAGCGGGAACGAGCGATCGCGAAGCATACTGA
- a CDS encoding ABC transporter ATP-binding protein codes for MTIHETQRPTARENQQELLLEVRNASVSFDMDRGTSRVLDDVSIDIYRDEIIGVVGESGSGKSMFASALLDAVVESGVLSGEVIYHPPNGDPYDVRTLSDQELKEFRWEEISMVFQGAMDSFNPTMTIGGHFEETLHAHDYDLEAGMEHGRSLLEDLYLDPDRVLESYPHQLSGGMAQRALIALSLLLKPNVLVMDEPTAALDLLMQRSITSLLSKLHEEYDITIVFITHDLPLVADLADRLAVMYAFQFVEVGPCHDVLRDAAHPYTRALLRAVPNLAAALDEMRPIEGDSPDPVNVPVGCSYHSRCPLADEQCVETQPPLRDVSDRHRAACHHWSEAREELPYTLGNETSEVMIDDAK; via the coding sequence GTGACGATACACGAAACCCAACGACCGACTGCGCGCGAGAATCAGCAAGAACTCCTCCTCGAGGTCAGAAACGCGTCCGTTTCGTTCGATATGGACCGGGGAACGTCGAGGGTACTGGACGACGTCTCGATCGACATCTACCGAGACGAGATCATCGGCGTCGTCGGCGAGAGTGGAAGCGGGAAGTCCATGTTCGCCTCGGCGTTACTGGACGCGGTCGTCGAGTCCGGCGTTCTCTCGGGGGAGGTCATCTATCATCCGCCGAACGGTGATCCGTACGACGTGCGTACACTCAGCGATCAGGAGCTCAAGGAGTTCCGCTGGGAGGAGATCTCGATGGTGTTTCAGGGTGCGATGGACTCGTTCAATCCGACGATGACGATCGGCGGGCACTTCGAGGAGACGCTTCACGCTCACGACTACGATCTCGAGGCGGGAATGGAGCACGGTCGAAGCCTCCTCGAAGACCTGTATCTCGACCCGGATCGCGTCTTGGAGTCGTACCCACACCAGCTCAGCGGTGGGATGGCACAGCGAGCGCTGATCGCGCTCAGCTTGCTCCTCAAGCCGAACGTGCTCGTGATGGACGAACCGACTGCGGCGCTGGATCTGCTCATGCAGCGCTCGATAACGAGTCTGCTCTCGAAGCTCCACGAGGAGTACGACATCACGATCGTCTTCATCACGCATGACCTCCCGCTGGTCGCGGATCTGGCGGACCGGCTGGCCGTCATGTACGCGTTCCAGTTCGTCGAGGTGGGACCCTGTCACGACGTTCTGCGGGACGCCGCACACCCGTACACCAGAGCGCTCCTCAGGGCCGTCCCGAACCTCGCCGCGGCGCTCGACGAGATGCGGCCGATCGAGGGAGACAGTCCGGATCCCGTCAACGTCCCCGTCGGCTGTTCGTATCACTCCCGGTGCCCGCTCGCAGACGAGCAGTGCGTCGAAACCCAGCCGCCGCTTCGGGACGTGAGCGATCGCCATCGAGCGGCCTGTCATCACTGGTCGGAGGCACGGGAGGAACTCCCGTACACGCTCGGCAACGAGACGTCCGAGGTGATGATCGATGACGCGAAGTGA
- a CDS encoding AAC(3) family N-acetyltransferase, translated as MSLSRDELRAGLRGLGLESGSRVVVHSSVSNLGRIEGGAEAVVNALLDAVGPGGTVAAPTFTRYDEPYDPDESPSTTGAVTEALRQRDEAVRSPHPTKSIAAIGPDADALVADHTPANSLGPESPLHRLLERDGRVLLLGVDHTANSAIHVAERLANVPYRDQTAWTETTIDGSVESVEVNRVHCSRGFEVVRPLAEHAGIVARGEIGQANARLLDGRSLLSVVVELLEADPGALLCSVPGCDRCQYARERIADAV; from the coding sequence ATGTCGCTCTCACGGGACGAACTCCGAGCCGGCCTTCGTGGCCTCGGACTCGAGTCCGGGTCGCGGGTCGTGGTCCACAGTTCCGTCAGCAATCTCGGCCGGATCGAGGGCGGGGCCGAGGCGGTCGTCAATGCACTCCTCGATGCCGTCGGCCCTGGTGGAACGGTTGCAGCACCGACGTTCACGAGATACGACGAGCCATACGACCCCGACGAATCGCCGTCGACGACGGGCGCAGTGACGGAGGCGCTTCGCCAGCGCGACGAGGCCGTTCGGAGTCCACATCCGACGAAATCCATCGCGGCCATCGGCCCCGACGCGGACGCGCTCGTCGCCGACCACACCCCGGCGAACTCGCTCGGCCCCGAGAGCCCGCTCCACCGGCTACTCGAGCGGGACGGTCGCGTGCTCCTCCTCGGCGTCGACCACACCGCGAACTCCGCGATCCACGTCGCCGAACGGCTCGCGAACGTCCCGTATCGCGATCAGACCGCGTGGACCGAGACCACGATCGACGGCTCGGTCGAGTCGGTCGAGGTCAATCGGGTCCATTGTTCCCGCGGGTTCGAGGTGGTCCGCCCGCTCGCCGAACACGCCGGAATCGTCGCCCGCGGTGAGATCGGTCAGGCGAACGCGCGACTGCTCGACGGGCGCTCGCTCCTCTCGGTCGTCGTCGAACTGCTCGAAGCCGATCCCGGGGCACTTCTCTGTTCCGTTCCCGGCTGTGATCGCTGTCAGTACGCGCGCGAGCGGATCGCCGACGCCGTCTGA